DNA from Longimicrobiaceae bacterium:
TCCTCCCGGAGGGGTGGACCAGGTTCGTCAGCACGCCCGCGCCCGCCTGGGACCGGCCGGTCTACGGCGGGCAGTTCTGGATCAACGGCACGGGAGAGTGGAACCTGCCTCGCGACGCCTACTACATGGCCGGCGCGGGCGGTCAGTACACCTTTGTCGTGCCCTCGCACGACCTGGTGATCGTCCGCATGGGGCACTTCCGTGGCAGCCAGGTGGGCGCACGGACGCTGAATGCCGCGCTGGCAGAATTGATGCGGGCCGTCCCCGCGCACGCGTCAGGAAGTAACCCGAATCCGTGAAACGGGCCGTGGGCGCTGGTGATGAAGGCCATCGTGGATCGTGATCACCCGGCTGCACTCGCCCGGGATCCGGGAACCTTCCGCCCACCAGGGGTCTCTTGACGCCGGACGGAAATTAATGTAGTCTAAAAATGATTACGGCATCCTGTTAAAAAATCTCCGGTTCGAGACGCAGCGTTTCCCACAGCGGCCGATCCGGTGCGGGAAGTGTTTGAGTTCAACGGTTTGCAACAAAAGTCATTGACAAATTGGAGTATCTGCCGCAGAGTTCATCTACCCGCGGTGCGCTACGGTCCGCGAGGACCCTCCACCCGCTCGTTCCGCCCACGAATCCCGGAGGATGTATGTACCTGGAACGTCTTGCGCTCACGACCGTGATGGCAGTCGTGCTTGCAGCCTGCGGCGGAGGAGGGGGGGGAACCCCGGTCGAGCCCAACCCTCCCGGCCAGAACCCACCTGCCGAGCCGACCTCCAGCGCCACGGTCGTCACCAGCGCGTCGGCGTTCAGCCCGAAAGAGGTGAACCTCCTCAGAGGCGGGACCGTGACCTGGAACATCGGGGCCGTCGCGCACAACGTCATCTTCAACAAGGTGGCCGGAGCGCCCGAAGACGTCGGGGTGATCAGCAACGCGCAGGTCTCGCGCACCTTCAACACCGCCGGCAGCTTCCCGTATGACTGCACGCTGCACGCGGGAATGACCGGCACCGTCAACGTGAAGTAGCCCTGGCCCGGAGCGCCCGGGCCGGACGCTCCGGACCCTCTCGCCACCCCGCGGGACGATAGGAAGGTCATATGGCGCCCTGTGCCTGGCTGGTGGTGGCGCTCGCCACCGCGCTCCCCTCCGAAGCTCCGGACGCGGGTGCGGTCCCCGCGGACATGGTGTGCTCTGTCCCGGCCGCCGACACGATTCCGCCTCCCGCGGTCGTGGAGTACAGCGATTGGTACGGCAGGCGCCTGGCCATTCACCGCGCCGCCAGCTACACCATGCTCCCCCTGTTCGCGGCGCAGTACACCGCGGGACAGCGGATGTACGGCAACCCGGCGCTCCCCGGTGACGACTGGGCGCGCCGGGCGCACCGGCCGCTCGCCTACGCGGTCGCGGGACTTTTTACCCTGAACACCGCGACCGGGGTGTGGAACCTGTGGGAGGGACGCAAGGAGCCCGAAGGAAGGGGGCGGCGGACGCTCCACGCCGTGTTGATGCTGGCAGCGGACGCGGGCTTCACCGCCACCGGGGTGCTAGGTGACCGGGCGGCGAACCAGGGGGGGAGCCGCACGATGCACCGCAACGTCGCGCTCGGCTCCATGGCCACCGCGATCGCCGGTTACCTTGTCATGCTGCCGCAGGTAGTGCGGGACTGAGCGATGGAGGCGCTGCTGCAGATCGCCGAGCCCTGGGCGTCGCTCTACAACGACTCGCCGCCCCTGCAGACGGTGGTGCTCTTCGCACACCTGGCGGGGATGTTGTTGGGCGGCGGGTTCGCCCTTGCCGCCGACCGGGCGACGCTCCTCGCGTCGCACGCTGGCTTCATGGAGCGGGAGCGGCAGCTGTCCGAGCTCGGGATGACGCACCGGCCGGTGGAAGCGGGGCTGGCTGTGACGCTGGCGAGCGGTCTGTTGATGCTGGCTGCGGACCTGGAGACGTACCTGGTGTCCGTGGTGTTCTGGACCAAGATGGGCCTCATCGTGCTGCTGCTCGTGAACGGCTATCTCCTTCAGCGAACCGGGAAGGTGCTGAGCCAGGATCCGGGCGGAGCGTGGGACCGGCTCCGCACGGCGGCGGTGGTGAGCATCGCCCTCTGGCTCGCGGTGCTGCTCGCCGGTACCTGGCTTGCCAGCATGTCGTAGGGACTCAAGAAGCGGAGTCGAGATGGAAACGACGGGAATCCTGGGGCCCAGGGGTGCGGACGACGAGGGCTGCGAGGGGTGTGCGGCCACCGGCCGGCGCGACTTCCTGCGGCAGGCGGTCGGGGTGGCGGCGGGCGCGCTGGCGGCGCTGGGGCTCTCGCCCGAGCACGCCCGCGCGCTGCCGGTGGAATGGGCCACGCCGCTCCACGAGGCCGGAAACGAGCTCACGCTTCCCATCCCCTCGCGGGACGGGGCCACCATCTACAAGGAGCACAGCCTGATCCTGGCGCGCTACGCGGGCGCGGTGTACGCGTTCTCGCTCGCCTGTCCGCACCAGCGCGCGGCACTCCGGTGGATGGAGGACGAGGAACGTTTCCAGTGCTCCAAGCACAAGTCCAGGTACCGTCCTAACGGCGTGTACATCTCCGGGCGCGCCACCCGCAGCATGGACCGCTTCGCCCTGCGCCGCCAGGGCGACAGCATGGTGGTGAGCCTTTCGCGGCTCTTTCGCGAGGACCGGGACCGGGATGCCTGGAACGGTGCCGTAGTCTGGCTCAGCGAGAAATAGTCTCGCCCGGCCGGTCGTGACCGCCCATCCGCAGAAGTCTGGGCGCGGGCGTGCAGGGCTCAATCCGACAGGCGGGGGACCCGTTCGGGGAGCGGGAACTCGCGCTGCTGCACGGGATCGCAGCCGTGATGCTGCTCCTCACCCGCCGGGAGCAGGCGCCGAGAGACTGGCACGACCTCCTTCGGCAGGTCAGCCCAGCGGGATCTCGAAGCAGCAGCGGGGGCGTTCGCCCTTCTCGCAGTGCTCCCGCACCGGCACCCCTACCAGCTCCGTGAGGAGCGTCTCCGCCAGGTGGCACACCTGCGGGTTCCCTGGCACCACGGCCGCGAGCGGGCAGCTGTACCCGCGGATCACGACGGCGCCATCCGATTCCTCTAGGTCCGCCACCCCCCCCAGCTCTCCCAGGATGCCGTAGGCAGCGTCGATCCGCATACGGATGTCCTGCTCCGCTTCGGTGCGTCCGGCAGCCGCACGGCGGCCCACTTCGCGCAGCAGTTCGTCCAGCTCCTCGGGCCCGTGCCGTTCGGCCAGCACACCCAGCAGGAGCCCCAGGACCGGGGCGTACGCCTTGGGGAGCAGGGCGTCGGCCTCCGGCGTAAGGCTGTAGACGTACGCCGGCTTCCCGACTCCCTGGGGCGCACTCCTCCCCTGTTGCACCAGCCCGTCCCGCTCCAGCGCTGCCAGGTGGGAGCGTACGGCATTGTCGGTGAGGTCGAGCTCATTCGCGAGCTCGTTCACCGTACGGCTGGAGCGACGGAGCGAGGCGATGATCTGCCCTCGGGTGCTCGCCAGCAGTCGTTCGATCCATCGGGTCGCCTGCATCGGACCTCCTTTACAGGGATTCTCTCGCACGGAACCTAACCGGGCGAGCCGATTTTGTCCAATAACCCAATAAAAGCATTGACATATGGTGAATATCGCCGTACTCTTCGGTACGCAGCTGTACACGGCCGGCCTGCGAGGGCACGCTGGCCGTCTCACGCCTGTCTCGGAGGAAGCAATGAACAGGATGCTGATGGGGATGATGGCGGTGGCCGCGCTGGCCGCCTGCGGCGGGGAGCAGCAGGGCGGCCAGACCGGAGCCGACGCGGCGGCAACGGCTCCGGCGGAGACCGCGCCTGCAGCGGCTCCCGCCACGGGAGCGGTCACGGACCCGCAGATCGCGGACATCGTGGTGGCCGCCAACCAGGTGGACATCGCCGCGGGCGAGCTGGCGCAGTCCAGGGCCAGCAATCCGCAGGTGAAGGAGTTCGCGCAGCGCATGATCACCGACCACACGGGGGTCAACCAGGCGGCCTCGGACCTGGTCACCCGTCTGGGTGTCACGCCGGAGCCGAACCCTACCAGCCAGCAGCTCCGCCAGGGCGGAGAGCAGAACCGCAGCCAGCTGCAGGGGCTGAGCGGGTCGGAGTTCGACCGGGCCTACATCGGCCACGAGGTCACGTACCACCAGCAGGTGCTGGACGCGATCAACAACACGCTCATCCCCAACGCGCAGAACGCCGAGCTGAAGGCGCTCCTGCAGCAGACCGCGCCCGCCGTGGAGGCGCACCTGCAGCACGCCAGGCAGATCCAGTCCTCCCTGGGGCAGAGCTGATGGACACGGGGCGTCTCGGCACGCGCGCAGATGGTCGCGCGCGTGCCAGGACTCCTCTCCGAACCTTCCTCATGGTGGGGGCAGTCTCGGTGGTGGCGGGCTGCGCGGACGGCGGGTCGGAAGCGAGGACGCACTCCATCGTGATCCGCAACTTTCAGTACGTCCCCGCAGCGGCCGCCGTGGCCGTGGGAGACACCATCGTCTGGACGAACGAGGACGTGGTCCCTCATACCGCGACGGCCGCCGACCGCGCGTGGGACACGGGGGGCATCGCGGGCAGACAGACCGGGCGCGTCGTGGTGGAGAGGAAGGGAAGACAGGAATACGTGTGTGCATTCCATCCGAACATGAAGGCGCAGCTGACTGCCGAATAGCGGACTTCCGTGCAGCACCCTCCACGGGTTCGCGCGGCGCCACGCCGACGAGCCGGCAGGGGGGCTCGGCCCGGAGTCGCGGAGCGTGCAGTCAGGCAGCGGCAGCGAAATCGGGACGCCCATTCCCTCTCGCGCTTCCGCACGTTTGCACTCCCCTCAGCTTGCGCCCCCGTCGCCACCGGGTTTACAATCCGTGCCATGCAACCGTCGTCGTTGTCGGCCCGGGTGGAGGAGGTGCGGGAGCGCGTCGAGCGCGCCAGGGAGCGTGCGGGGAGGACCGGGCCCGTCACGCTGGTCGCGGTCACCAAGACGCGGCCGGCGGCAGCCGTACGCGCCGTTCGCGAGGCGGGGGTGGAGGACGTGGGCGAGAACCGCGTCCCGGAGCTGGAAGAGAAGGTGGCGGAGGTCGGCCGGGAGGCGGTCCGCTGGCACCTGATCGGCCACCTGCAGCGCAACAAGGTGCGGAAGGCGCTCCCCCTCTTCGACCTGCTCCATTCGCTGGACTCCCACCGGCTGGCGGAGGTGGTGTCCGCGGAGGCGGAGCGGGCCGGGACCACGGTGCGGGCGCTGGTGCAGGTCAATTCCGCGGGGGAGGAGACCAAGGGCGGCTTCGCGCCGGAGGAGGCGGTGGAGGCGGTGGGGCGGATCTGCGCTCTGCCGGGGCTGCGGATCGAGGGGGTGATGACCATGGCGCCCTTCACCGACGACGAGGCGGTGCTGCGGCGCGCCTTCGGGACCACCCGGCGGCTCTGGGAGGAGGCTGCGCGGCAGGTCCCGGCCTTCCGTCCGCTGCACCTCTCGATGGGGATGAGCAACGACTTCGAGATCGCCGTGGAGGAGGGAAGCACCCTCGTCCGCGTGGGAACCGTTCTGTTCGGGGAGCGCGATCGATGATCGACCTGACGCCGCTCGACGTACGCAAGAAGAAGGGCGACTTCGCCCGCGCCATGCGCGGCTACGACCCGGCCCGGGTGGACGACTTCCTCGACCTCGTCGCGCAGCGGATGGAGGAGCTGGTCCGCGAGAACGGCACGCTCGGCGCGCGGGTGGACGGCCTCTCGGTGTCCATCACCGAGTACCGCGAGCGCGAGCGGGCGCTGAACGACGCGCTCGTCTCCGCGCAGCAGATGCGCGAGGAGATGCGAGAGCAGGCCCAGCGCGAGGCGGAGCTGATCCTGCGCGAGGCCCGCGCGGAGGGCGAGCGGATCGTGGAGGACGCCAAGCGGCAGGTGCTCACCGCCTCCGAGGCGCTGCGGCGGCTCCAGGGCCAGCGGACCCGCTTCCTGCGCCTCTTCCGCGCTCTGGTCGAGCGGCAGCTCGCGGAGGTGGAGGAGGAGGAGGCGCGCTTCCGGGAGAACCTCCGCGGGAGCGACGCCGGGCGCCTGGGGCCAGGGGGCGGGCCCGCGCCGACGGCCGAGCGGCCGGAGGATGCAGAGTTCACGGCACGGGAGGGCTGAGTGGCGGAGTCCAGGGTGGCGGGGGAGGTCGCGGAGGCGGTGGCGGCGATCCGGGAGCGGAGCGGGGCGGCGCCCTCGGTCGCGGTGATCCTGGGGACGGGGCTGGGCGGGCTGGCGGAGCGGATCCAGGTGGAGACGACCATCCCCTACGACGAGATCCCGCACTTCCCACTCTCCACAGTGGAGTCGCACACCGGGCGGCTCCTGCTGGGGACGCTCGGCGGAAAGCCGGTCGTCGCCATGCAGGGGCGCTTTCACCGGTACGAGGGCTACACGCTGCAGCAGGTGACCTTCCCCGTGCGGGTGATGCGGGCGCTGGGGGCGGAGACGCTGGTGGTGTCCAACGCCTGCGGGGGGATGAACCCGTTCTGGGCGCCGGGCGACCTGGTGCTGATCTCGGACCACCTCAACCTCCTGGGCGACAACCCGCTGATCGGCGCGAACGACGAGGCGCTGGGCCCGCGCTTTCCGGACATGTCGGAGCCGTACAGCCTGGCGCTGCAGGAGCTCGCCGTGCAGGTCGCCCTCGAAAGGAAGATCCCGCTGCGCCGCGGCGTCTACGTGGCCGTCCCCGGGCCCAACCTGGAGACCCGCGCCGAGTACCGGATGCTCCGCCTGCTGGGCGCGGACGTGGTGGGGATGTCCACCGTGCCGGAGGTGATCGTGGCGGTGCACGGCGGGATGCGGGTGGTGGGGATCTCCATCATCACCGACGCCTGCATGCCGGACGCGCTGGAGCCGGTGGACATCGCCCGGATCATCGCCACCGCGCAGGGCGCCGAGCCCAGCCTGACGGAGCTGGTGGAGGGGATCGTCGAGCGGCTGGGGGACGGGGCATAGCGACAGCCTGCAACGGCAGAGTCTCCGAGTCGCCCAGGCTCGCCACCCTCCCCCAGGCCCGGGGGAGGGCTTATAGTTCCGGGCCTACCGAGCGCCTGCAGTTGATCCCCTCTCCCAAGCTTGGGAGAGGGTGGCGGCTCTCAGGCCGCCGGGTGAGGGCCCGCGGGCCGACATCGTCAGCAGACAGATCGAACGTGAGCAAGCGATATCCCGATCTCCCGGCCTCCACCACGGCGCTCGAGGAAGAGATCCTCGGCCGGTGGAAGGAGGAGGACACCTTCACCCGCTCGCTCGAAAAGACGCGGGACGGGGAGCCGTTCGTGTTCTACGAGGGCCCGCCGACCGCCAACGGGCGCCCGGGGATCCACCACGTCTTCTCGCGCACCATCAAGGACTCGGTGGCGCGCTTCCGCACCATGCAGGGGCGCCACGTCCCGCGCATGGCCGGGTGGGACACGCACGGCCTCCCGGTGGAGATCGAGGCGGAGAAGAAGCTGGGGATCAGCGGGAAGCGGGAGATCGAGGAGGTCGGGATTGCGCGCTTCAACGAGGTGTGCCGCGAGAGCGTGCTCCAGTACACCGACGAGTGGGAGCGCTTCTCGGCGCGCATCGGCTACTGGCTGGACTACTCGCGCCCCTACGTCACCTACCACGCGGACTACGTCGAGACCGTGTGGTGGCTGGTGAAGCAGATCGCCGACCGCGGCCTGGTCTACCGGGGGCACAAGATCCTCCCGTACTGCCCGCGCTGCGGCACCGGGCTCTCCAGCCACGAGGTCGCGCTCGGCTACCGCGACGTCAAGGACCCGTCGCTGTACGTGATCCTCCCCGTCCTCGGGGAGGACGGGGAGCCGGACGGGCGCGAGCTACTGGTGTGGACCACCACGCCCTGGACGCTGGTCTCCAACACGGCGCTCGCCGTGAACCCGGAGCTGGAGTACGCCGAGGTGGAGCACGAGGGACGCCGCCTGATCCTGGCGAGCGCCCGCGTGCCCGCCCTCTTCGGCGCGGAGGCGACGGTCTCGCGCACCATGCCGGCCGGCGAGCTGGTGGGGCTGCGCTACGAGCGCCCCTTCGACTGGGTGGAGACGGCGGGGTTCGCGGAGGATTCGGTGGCGCGGGCGTGGCACGTGTACCCGGCGGAGTGGGTCAACGCGGAGGACGGGACGGGGATCGTGCACACCGCCCCGGCGTTCGGCGCGGACGACTACGCGCTCGGGCAGGAGCAGGGCCTCCCGGTGTTCAACCCGGTGGACGACCGCGGCGCCTTCCGGGCGGAGATCCCGCTCGTCGGCGGGACCTTCGTGAAGGAGGCGGACACCGACCTGGTGATCGAGCTGAAGAAGCGCGGCCAGGTCTTCCGCTCGTCCCGCGAGGAGCACTCGTACCCGCACTGCTGGCGCTGCGGGAGCCCGCTCCTGTACATGGCCCGCGACTCGTGGTTCATCCGCACCACCGAGGTGCGCGGCGACCTGCTCGCCAACAACGCCGAGATCCGCTGGCACCCGCCGGAGATGGGGAGCGGGCGCTTCGGCGAGTGGCTGGAGAACAACGTCGACTGGGCCATCTCCCGGAACCGCTACTGGGGGACGCCGCTCCCCATCTGGGTCTGCGAGGCCGACTCCCGGCACGTGGAGGTGCTCGGCTCGTTCGGCGAGCTGCGCGCAAAGGTCGGCGCGCTCCCCGACCCGTTCGATCCGCACCGCCCGTTCATCGACGAGCACGCCTGGGGGTGCGAGCACCCGGGCTGCTCGGGGACGATGCGGCGCATCCCGGAGGTGATCGACGTCTGGTTCGACTCCGGGGCCATGCCCTGGGCGCAGCACCACTATCCGTTCGAGAACCGGGAGACCCAGGAGCGTCAGTTCCCGGCGGACTTCATCAGCGAGGGCGTGGACCAGACGCGGGGGTGGTTCTACGCGCTCCTGGCGATCTCCACGCTCCTGGGCCGCGGTCCGTCGTACCGGAACGTGGTTGTCAACGACCTGATCCTAGACGCCGAGGGACAGAAGATGTCCAAGTCCCGGGGGAACGTGGTGAACCCCTGGGACGCCATGGAGCAGTTCGGCGCGGACGCGATCCGCTGGTACCTGCTCTCGTCGTCCAACCCCTGGGTGCCCAAGCGCTTCGACCCGGAGGGCGTGCGCGAGGTGCAGCGGAAGACCTTCGACACGCTGCGCAACACCTACCGCTTCTTCGCGCTCTATGCCAACCTGGAGCGGTGGGCCCCGGGCCAGGCGGACGCCGTGTCGGCGGAGCGCTCCGTGCTGGACCGCTGGCTCGTGTCGCGCCTGGCGACGGTGGCGCGGGAGGTGGGCGCCGAGATGGAGGCGTACAACCTCACCCGCGCCGTCCGCCTGCTGGGAGACTTCGTCACCGACGACCTCTCCAACTGGTACGTGCGCCGCTCGCGCGACCGCTTCTGGGGGGCGGCGGAGAGCCCGGACGCGCGCGCCGCCTTCGCGACGCTGTACGGCGCGCTGGTCGTGGTCGCGCGGCTGATGGCGCCGGTCGCGCCGTTCTTCTCCGACTGGCTGCACCGCGCGCTCACCGGCGGGAGCGTGCACCTGGCCGCCTTCCCCGAAGCGCGGGAGCGCGCGCGCGACGAGGCGCTGGAGCGCGGGATGGAGGCGGTGCGCACCCTGGCGACGCTGGGGCGCGCCGCGCGCGAGGAGGTGGGGATCCGCGTCCGGCAGCCGCTGGGGACGCTGTACGCGGTGGTGCCCGACGGCTACGCCGTGGGCGGCGAGCTGCTGGAGATCGCCCGCGACGAGCTGAACGTGAAGCGGGTGGACTTCATGGACCGGGCGGAGGAGCTGGTGACCTTCTCCGCGCGCCCCAACTTCAAGGCGCTCGGCGCGCGCCTGGGGAAGCAGACGCCCAAGGTGGCGAACGCCATCCGCGAGCTCCCCTCGGACGCGCTGGCATCGTTCCGGCGCGGGGGCGCCCTCTCGGTCCAGGTGGACGGCCAGGAGGTTCCGGTCGGCCCCGGGGACCTGGAGATCGTCCAGACCGCGCGCGGCGAGCTGCAGGTGCAGGCGGAGGGCGGCTTCACCGCCGCGCTCGACCCCACCGTCACGCCGGAGCTGCGCGCCGAGGGGCTCGCCCGCGAGCTGGTGAACCGCGTGCAGCGCCTGCGCAAGGACGCCGGGCTGGAGGTGTCCGACCGGATCCGGCTGGGCGTCGCGGGCGGCGGCGAGCTGCGCGCCGCGCTGGAGCGCTTCGGCGACTTCGTCGCGGGGGAGACGCTGGCGACGGAGCTCGCGGTGCAGGCGGACGGGCTCGGGGACGGCGGGTACGCCGAGGTGCGCGAGGTGGACCTGGACGGCGTGCCGGCGACGATCGGGGTGGCGAAGGCGTAGAGCGGGCCTGCCGCGGCAGCCCTTCACACGAGCGACAGGCCGACGAAACAGCATGGAGAGCACGTTGACCGATACGAGAGAGACCCCGCCCACCATCCTCCCCGAGCCGACGATGCGGGGGAAGGTCGGGCTGTACGCGGGCGTGGTGGGCGGCATCGTGGTCCTGGACGTCGTCACGAAGGCCATCGTCCAGCGGACGCTCCGGCTGTACGACCCGGTCCCCGTGCTGGGGGACTTCTTCCGCCTGACCTACATCTTCAACCGGGGGGCGGCGTTCGGGCTCAGCCTGGGAGAGCATTCCCGGTGGATCTTCACCGGGCTGACGATCCTGGCGATCATCGGGCTCTTCATGTGGTACCGCGCCACCCCGCGCAGCGACCTCCCCCGGCTGATCGCGCTGGCGTCGGTGACGGCGGGG
Protein-coding regions in this window:
- a CDS encoding ArsR family transcriptional regulator — encoded protein: MQATRWIERLLASTRGQIIASLRRSSRTVNELANELDLTDNAVRSHLAALERDGLVQQGRSAPQGVGKPAYVYSLTPEADALLPKAYAPVLGLLLGVLAERHGPEELDELLREVGRRAAAGRTEAEQDIRMRIDAAYGILGELGGVADLEESDGAVVIRGYSCPLAAVVPGNPQVCHLAETLLTELVGVPVREHCEKGERPRCCFEIPLG
- a CDS encoding purine-nucleoside phosphorylase; the encoded protein is MAESRVAGEVAEAVAAIRERSGAAPSVAVILGTGLGGLAERIQVETTIPYDEIPHFPLSTVESHTGRLLLGTLGGKPVVAMQGRFHRYEGYTLQQVTFPVRVMRALGAETLVVSNACGGMNPFWAPGDLVLISDHLNLLGDNPLIGANDEALGPRFPDMSEPYSLALQELAVQVALERKIPLRRGVYVAVPGPNLETRAEYRMLRLLGADVVGMSTVPEVIVAVHGGMRVVGISIITDACMPDALEPVDIARIIATAQGAEPSLTELVEGIVERLGDGA
- a CDS encoding DUF4142 domain-containing protein, which codes for MNRMLMGMMAVAALAACGGEQQGGQTGADAAATAPAETAPAAAPATGAVTDPQIADIVVAANQVDIAAGELAQSRASNPQVKEFAQRMITDHTGVNQAASDLVTRLGVTPEPNPTSQQLRQGGEQNRSQLQGLSGSEFDRAYIGHEVTYHQQVLDAINNTLIPNAQNAELKALLQQTAPAVEAHLQHARQIQSSLGQS
- a CDS encoding plastocyanin/azurin family copper-binding protein; protein product: MYLERLALTTVMAVVLAACGGGGGGTPVEPNPPGQNPPAEPTSSATVVTSASAFSPKEVNLLRGGTVTWNIGAVAHNVIFNKVAGAPEDVGVISNAQVSRTFNTAGSFPYDCTLHAGMTGTVNVK
- a CDS encoding YggS family pyridoxal phosphate-dependent enzyme; this translates as MQPSSLSARVEEVRERVERARERAGRTGPVTLVAVTKTRPAAAVRAVREAGVEDVGENRVPELEEKVAEVGREAVRWHLIGHLQRNKVRKALPLFDLLHSLDSHRLAEVVSAEAERAGTTVRALVQVNSAGEETKGGFAPEEAVEAVGRICALPGLRIEGVMTMAPFTDDEAVLRRAFGTTRRLWEEAARQVPAFRPLHLSMGMSNDFEIAVEEGSTLVRVGTVLFGERDR
- the lspA gene encoding signal peptidase II, whose translation is MTDTRETPPTILPEPTMRGKVGLYAGVVGGIVVLDVVTKAIVQRTLRLYDPVPVLGDFFRLTYIFNRGAAFGLSLGEHSRWIFTGLTILAIIGLFMWYRATPRSDLPRLIALASVTAGAIGNLIDRLRSEQGVVDFFDFGFGNVRWPVFNVADIAVTCGAVLLAISLWREDVQAAREKDAG
- the ileS gene encoding isoleucine--tRNA ligase, translating into MSKRYPDLPASTTALEEEILGRWKEEDTFTRSLEKTRDGEPFVFYEGPPTANGRPGIHHVFSRTIKDSVARFRTMQGRHVPRMAGWDTHGLPVEIEAEKKLGISGKREIEEVGIARFNEVCRESVLQYTDEWERFSARIGYWLDYSRPYVTYHADYVETVWWLVKQIADRGLVYRGHKILPYCPRCGTGLSSHEVALGYRDVKDPSLYVILPVLGEDGEPDGRELLVWTTTPWTLVSNTALAVNPELEYAEVEHEGRRLILASARVPALFGAEATVSRTMPAGELVGLRYERPFDWVETAGFAEDSVARAWHVYPAEWVNAEDGTGIVHTAPAFGADDYALGQEQGLPVFNPVDDRGAFRAEIPLVGGTFVKEADTDLVIELKKRGQVFRSSREEHSYPHCWRCGSPLLYMARDSWFIRTTEVRGDLLANNAEIRWHPPEMGSGRFGEWLENNVDWAISRNRYWGTPLPIWVCEADSRHVEVLGSFGELRAKVGALPDPFDPHRPFIDEHAWGCEHPGCSGTMRRIPEVIDVWFDSGAMPWAQHHYPFENRETQERQFPADFISEGVDQTRGWFYALLAISTLLGRGPSYRNVVVNDLILDAEGQKMSKSRGNVVNPWDAMEQFGADAIRWYLLSSSNPWVPKRFDPEGVREVQRKTFDTLRNTYRFFALYANLERWAPGQADAVSAERSVLDRWLVSRLATVAREVGAEMEAYNLTRAVRLLGDFVTDDLSNWYVRRSRDRFWGAAESPDARAAFATLYGALVVVARLMAPVAPFFSDWLHRALTGGSVHLAAFPEARERARDEALERGMEAVRTLATLGRAAREEVGIRVRQPLGTLYAVVPDGYAVGGELLEIARDELNVKRVDFMDRAEELVTFSARPNFKALGARLGKQTPKVANAIRELPSDALASFRRGGALSVQVDGQEVPVGPGDLEIVQTARGELQVQAEGGFTAALDPTVTPELRAEGLARELVNRVQRLRKDAGLEVSDRIRLGVAGGGELRAALERFGDFVAGETLATELAVQADGLGDGGYAEVREVDLDGVPATIGVAKA
- a CDS encoding DivIVA domain-containing protein, translating into MIDLTPLDVRKKKGDFARAMRGYDPARVDDFLDLVAQRMEELVRENGTLGARVDGLSVSITEYRERERALNDALVSAQQMREEMREQAQREAELILREARAEGERIVEDAKRQVLTASEALRRLQGQRTRFLRLFRALVERQLAEVEEEEARFRENLRGSDAGRLGPGGGPAPTAERPEDAEFTAREG
- a CDS encoding Rieske (2Fe-2S) protein, with the translated sequence METTGILGPRGADDEGCEGCAATGRRDFLRQAVGVAAGALAALGLSPEHARALPVEWATPLHEAGNELTLPIPSRDGATIYKEHSLILARYAGAVYAFSLACPHQRAALRWMEDEERFQCSKHKSRYRPNGVYISGRATRSMDRFALRRQGDSMVVSLSRLFREDRDRDAWNGAVVWLSEK